The Leptospira levettii genome has a segment encoding these proteins:
- a CDS encoding ABC transporter permease, which translates to MNFHAIQAIYRFEMARTFRTLLQSIASPVLSTSLYFIVFGSAIGSRIQEIDGIHYGSFIVPGLVMLSLLTESISNASFGIYFPKFNGTIYEILSAPVTMWEVVIGYVGAAATKSLMLGILMLITASFFVPIRIDHPFLMVFFLLLTCISFSLFGFVIGIWADSFEKLQMIPMLVITPLVFLGGSFYSIQMLPSFWQKISMFNPVLYLVSGFRYSFFERADVALSVSIGMILVFLSVCLAVTWLIFRTGYKIKN; encoded by the coding sequence ATGAATTTCCATGCCATCCAAGCAATTTATCGATTTGAAATGGCTCGTACATTTCGTACTCTATTACAAAGTATAGCCTCTCCAGTTCTTTCCACATCTTTGTACTTCATTGTGTTTGGATCTGCCATTGGGTCTCGGATCCAAGAAATTGACGGAATCCATTATGGAAGTTTTATTGTGCCGGGCCTTGTGATGTTATCCCTCCTCACGGAAAGTATTTCCAATGCATCCTTTGGGATTTATTTTCCCAAGTTCAATGGAACCATTTATGAAATCCTTTCGGCACCTGTGACGATGTGGGAAGTTGTGATTGGGTATGTGGGAGCTGCGGCAACCAAGTCTCTCATGTTGGGAATTCTTATGCTCATTACCGCTTCCTTTTTTGTTCCCATTCGCATTGACCATCCATTCCTGATGGTATTTTTTCTCTTACTCACCTGCATTAGTTTTAGTTTGTTTGGGTTTGTGATTGGGATATGGGCAGACAGTTTTGAAAAATTACAAATGATTCCGATGCTTGTGATCACACCTCTTGTATTTCTCGGGGGGAGTTTTTATTCGATCCAAATGTTACCAAGTTTTTGGCAAAAAATCAGTATGTTTAACCCAGTTTTGTATTTGGTGAGTGGGTTTCGTTATAGTTTTTTTGAACGAGCGGATGTGGCTTTGTCTGTGAGTATTGGGATGATCCTTGTGTTCCTTTCGGTTTGTTTGGCAGTCACATGGCTCATCTTTCGCACTGGGTATAAAATCAAAAATTAA
- a CDS encoding SCO family protein, with the protein MQIFETKPSPNGMKPNLYFGKSFSKSTSLFLFCFFFSFVLGTCKEYQSSPETDSLPYFLGKDFDPIWTKAPNETSDLHQIPEGFKLTNHLGKQILLREHSPKISLVVFFYATCRGICPMITKNIIQIEPQLSEFKDLEISSISINPKEDTPAVLSKYRTLYKIQNPNWNFYTGEPEIIESFAKTTCGAEVEGFSVEKNKYEFVHTENIFLFDGKKYLRGIYRAKGTGDIQRLVADLRILTKQK; encoded by the coding sequence TTGCAAATCTTTGAAACAAAACCAAGTCCGAATGGAATGAAACCAAATCTCTATTTTGGGAAATCTTTTTCCAAATCCACTTCCCTCTTTCTATTCTGTTTCTTTTTTTCGTTTGTATTGGGTACTTGTAAGGAGTACCAATCTTCTCCGGAAACGGATTCTTTGCCCTATTTTTTAGGAAAAGACTTTGATCCCATTTGGACAAAAGCTCCAAACGAAACCTCTGACTTACACCAAATCCCCGAAGGGTTCAAACTCACAAACCATTTGGGAAAACAAATTTTACTCAGAGAACATTCACCTAAAATCAGTTTGGTTGTTTTCTTTTATGCAACCTGCCGTGGGATTTGTCCGATGATCACTAAAAATATCATCCAAATCGAACCACAGTTATCCGAATTCAAAGACTTAGAAATTAGTTCCATCTCCATCAATCCCAAAGAAGACACACCTGCAGTCCTTTCCAAGTACCGCACTCTCTACAAAATCCAAAATCCAAACTGGAATTTTTATACAGGGGAACCTGAAATCATTGAATCGTTTGCCAAAACCACATGTGGGGCGGAAGTAGAAGGATTTTCTGTGGAAAAAAACAAATATGAATTTGTTCATACAGAAAATATTTTTTTATTTGATGGGAAAAAATACCTTCGTGGGATTTACCGCGCCAAAGGAACTGGCGACATACAGAGATTAGTTGCTGACCTTAGGATCCTCACCAAACAAAAATAG
- a CDS encoding toxin-antitoxin system YwqK family antitoxin — protein MEHQERFPTNKVLLFPLQFVFVSVLFFLSLSCGKETVKQGDKDLSEDQNHFLLYKGKPFNGFYVAENAVLTETYETEFYKGVPHGSYTVKSFSGVLLESRHIRYGQKHGTQTLYFPSGKVRQSSEYDMGVPIGEHLEYFDNGQLATYQTFFPSGKPKVVKKWNKRGQIYLNQVFLESGESFGRPGSKLCDPIPEGIENPTGMIPQNTSTKL, from the coding sequence ATGGAACACCAGGAACGGTTTCCAACTAACAAGGTCTTGTTGTTCCCACTTCAATTTGTCTTTGTTTCTGTTTTGTTTTTCCTTTCTTTGTCTTGTGGCAAAGAAACGGTCAAACAAGGAGACAAAGACCTTTCGGAAGACCAAAACCATTTTCTTTTGTACAAGGGAAAACCATTCAATGGGTTTTACGTGGCTGAAAATGCCGTACTAACCGAAACTTATGAAACCGAATTTTACAAAGGTGTACCTCATGGAAGTTATACGGTAAAATCCTTTTCTGGTGTCTTACTCGAATCTCGGCACATTCGGTATGGACAAAAACATGGAACCCAAACCTTGTACTTCCCATCGGGAAAGGTCCGCCAATCTTCGGAATATGATATGGGAGTCCCAATCGGCGAACATTTGGAATACTTTGACAATGGGCAATTGGCAACCTACCAAACCTTTTTCCCTTCTGGGAAACCAAAGGTGGTGAAAAAATGGAACAAACGGGGGCAAATTTATTTGAACCAAGTGTTTTTGGAATCGGGAGAAAGTTTTGGCCGACCAGGGAGTAAACTCTGTGATCCCATCCCGGAAGGAATAGAGAACCCAACTGGTATGATCCCACAAAATACTTCCACCAAACTATGA
- a CDS encoding YHYH protein, with the protein MLATTSLLVLFVLLLTNCKPKSDSDEETLLLLAAAASIRTCANTAYTGTTVVNSTATLDTNTDCITGMTSSMSADLPAWIRNNFKCAVGSVSGSNYVFRSQNIPNNKSFYFGSTSPMYEALASGQKSAGNNQISSQCLVYTIPSSPSEKLTNKTGTQSGYASVGITVNGLAIFNNAAAAPDTLSTEAQTFDKYNGHPQNAGIYHHHSQPLNVTNDNANLIGMLIDGYPVYGLKCDNGTSGTGDDGNPGTVGPALDSNHGHTAVTVHFPSGGGIYHYHYAYDSTATINTLIGSYFHGTPGTVSN; encoded by the coding sequence ATTTTAGCGACCACCTCTCTTCTCGTACTCTTCGTACTTCTCCTCACAAACTGCAAACCCAAATCAGACTCTGATGAAGAAACCTTACTTTTGTTAGCGGCGGCTGCAAGCATTCGCACTTGTGCCAATACAGCATATACAGGAACCACTGTTGTGAACTCCACTGCCACCTTGGATACCAATACAGATTGTATCACTGGTATGACCTCTTCTATGTCAGCAGACTTACCTGCCTGGATCCGAAACAATTTTAAATGTGCCGTAGGTTCTGTTTCGGGAAGTAATTATGTATTCCGTTCGCAAAATATCCCGAATAACAAAAGTTTTTATTTTGGTTCCACATCTCCCATGTATGAAGCACTTGCCAGTGGTCAAAAATCTGCTGGGAATAACCAAATTTCGTCTCAGTGTTTGGTGTATACCATCCCAAGTTCTCCTTCTGAAAAACTCACTAACAAAACAGGTACCCAAAGTGGGTATGCTTCCGTTGGGATCACTGTGAATGGACTTGCCATTTTTAATAATGCAGCAGCTGCCCCTGATACATTATCGACAGAAGCCCAAACCTTTGATAAGTACAATGGCCACCCACAAAATGCAGGGATCTACCACCACCATTCTCAACCATTGAATGTTACAAACGACAATGCAAATTTGATTGGGATGTTAATCGATGGATACCCAGTTTATGGGCTTAAATGTGATAATGGTACTTCTGGAACTGGCGATGACGGCAACCCAGGTACGGTAGGACCAGCTCTTGACTCAAATCACGGTCATACAGCAGTTACAGTCCATTTCCCGTCAGGCGGAGGAATTTACCATTACCATTATGCGTATGATTCAACTGCGACAATCAATACCCTAATTGGTTCTTATTTCCATGGAACACCAGGAACGGTTTCCAACTAA
- a CDS encoding FKBP-type peptidyl-prolyl cis-trans isomerase encodes MFLLVLPIASAEKDFQIIDLVIGKGEEAFSGSYVTVHYVGKLQNGTKFDSSRDRNRPFEFNLGAGEVVKGWDKGIKGMRVGGKRKLIIPPELGYGSKRVGNIPPDSTLIFEVELLKIY; translated from the coding sequence ATGTTTCTTTTGGTTCTCCCCATCGCGTCTGCAGAAAAAGATTTCCAGATCATTGACCTTGTCATTGGCAAAGGGGAGGAAGCGTTTTCCGGCTCTTATGTAACTGTTCATTATGTAGGCAAATTGCAAAACGGAACCAAATTTGATAGTTCCCGTGACCGCAACCGTCCTTTTGAATTCAATTTAGGGGCAGGGGAAGTAGTGAAGGGATGGGACAAGGGCATCAAAGGAATGCGTGTCGGTGGCAAACGAAAACTCATCATCCCACCAGAACTTGGGTATGGAAGTAAACGTGTGGGAAACATCCCTCCTGATTCCACTCTCATCTTTGAAGTCGAACTGTTAAAGATCTATTAG
- a CDS encoding DUF86 domain-containing protein: protein MFHELVFYCKELEAFIFRNQIQEFKEGEHDSFFAEEMLKTIQSESLKIPTTEKQKYPNLPWEKMDTMWQKDLARAYDYIDLKMLYYVCAYEIPKFTKTIKLEIR, encoded by the coding sequence ATGTTTCATGAATTGGTCTTTTATTGCAAAGAGTTGGAAGCTTTTATTTTCCGAAATCAAATCCAAGAATTCAAAGAAGGGGAACACGATAGTTTTTTTGCAGAAGAAATGTTAAAAACCATCCAATCGGAATCCTTAAAAATACCCACAACGGAAAAACAAAAGTACCCAAATCTTCCTTGGGAAAAAATGGATACCATGTGGCAAAAGGATTTGGCTAGAGCCTACGATTACATCGACTTAAAGATGTTATACTATGTTTGTGCTTACGAAATTCCCAAATTCACAAAAACGATCAAATTAGAAATTCGTTAA
- a CDS encoding DUF1577 domain-containing protein, whose translation MRPMDQITGKEQKNHVILHYLMNQEMKANWNGQVQTMTVLQEVPGGEEIIVQWAEVWPIGEGSTVVLSKLLARYLELHCTFVKQLAPHKIQLKVEKVLIAKKERLNPRFTITEEGMVNVTNIVSSKTIIEANMFNIPTLVRVNFEDYRKRMMVRSGEAGIMDIFKSGMERKFDVVKSTQKILFIKDATNPESYRMDAEGFLNYEDDIEENVDKLAFVARDKKIKSELILPILYKNELEEIIPIGYYFLQTKDKTVTDDDLKFYQTQIAEMIERIKDANLMTTVEKFPVIDLSATGLKLRITNSSLVETLPKQKGILLELVFKLQTPFRFFGKIAWSHKEESGDLLVGVEFSGKRTYAEKVRFEENIEIIKNNGRTAA comes from the coding sequence ATGCGACCAATGGACCAAATCACAGGCAAAGAACAAAAAAACCATGTGATCTTACACTATTTAATGAACCAGGAAATGAAAGCCAATTGGAATGGTCAGGTGCAAACCATGACGGTTTTACAAGAAGTGCCTGGTGGCGAAGAAATCATTGTACAATGGGCAGAAGTTTGGCCTATCGGTGAAGGATCGACTGTTGTTCTTTCCAAGTTACTTGCTCGTTATTTAGAACTCCATTGTACCTTTGTCAAACAATTGGCCCCACATAAAATCCAATTAAAGGTCGAAAAAGTACTCATTGCTAAAAAAGAAAGGTTAAACCCTCGATTTACCATCACCGAAGAAGGAATGGTCAATGTAACCAACATCGTCAGTTCCAAAACCATCATCGAAGCTAATATGTTTAATATCCCAACACTTGTACGTGTGAACTTTGAAGACTATCGCAAACGTATGATGGTTCGTTCTGGTGAAGCTGGGATTATGGATATTTTTAAATCAGGCATGGAACGTAAGTTTGATGTAGTGAAATCAACACAAAAGATTTTGTTCATCAAAGATGCAACCAATCCTGAAAGTTACCGAATGGACGCAGAAGGTTTTTTAAATTACGAAGATGATATCGAAGAGAATGTCGACAAACTCGCGTTTGTCGCTCGTGATAAAAAAATCAAATCCGAACTTATTTTACCAATTTTGTACAAAAACGAATTAGAAGAAATCATTCCGATTGGATATTACTTCTTACAAACCAAAGACAAAACTGTCACTGATGACGATTTAAAGTTTTACCAAACACAAATTGCAGAAATGATCGAAAGGATCAAAGATGCAAACCTAATGACAACTGTTGAAAAATTTCCTGTCATCGATTTATCTGCGACTGGTCTCAAACTTCGAATCACAAACAGTAGTTTGGTGGAAACACTTCCCAAACAAAAAGGAATTTTATTAGAATTGGTATTCAAACTACAAACACCATTCCGCTTTTTTGGAAAAATTGCTTGGTCTCATAAAGAAGAATCAGGTGATTTGCTTGTGGGTGTGGAATTTTCTGGAAAACGAACCTATGCTGAAAAAGTTCGTTTTGAAGAGAACATTGAAATCATCAAAAATAACGGTAGAACTGCCGCCTAA
- a CDS encoding patatin-like phospholipase family protein, producing MTEQNPYQTPKIPKAKGTKRALLVEGGGMKGAFSGGVLYAWNRFLRPNYFDLVVGVSSGACAAAYYVSMPKVEPVKSEKALGVWYRDLSGRKLISYFHPFQGKTFLNQEYLIDFIIRKKVRLESETLDSKKLPHFVIAVSNLHTHSIEYIKATSSNVFDLLKAATSLPIATRGKHMLNGKLYSDAAILNPLPIQDIIEAGYKEIVVIMNSPIRHISGPLTRLTSLLAFPKHRTIRRMMRKLHHFHFNLAREIVVKPPRGVKIITVAPDEPLPVKLTTTIRTKLYKTALLGVKKGEEAIQFILKRKKKTK from the coding sequence ATGACTGAACAAAATCCATACCAAACTCCCAAAATTCCCAAGGCAAAAGGGACAAAACGGGCCCTTCTCGTAGAAGGTGGTGGGATGAAGGGTGCCTTTTCGGGTGGAGTGCTTTACGCTTGGAACCGCTTCCTTAGGCCAAATTACTTTGATTTGGTGGTGGGTGTCTCTTCTGGGGCTTGTGCGGCAGCTTATTATGTTTCCATGCCGAAAGTGGAACCTGTGAAAAGTGAAAAAGCACTTGGGGTTTGGTACAGAGACCTCTCTGGACGAAAACTGATTTCCTACTTCCACCCATTCCAAGGGAAAACATTCTTAAACCAAGAATACCTTATCGATTTTATCATCCGTAAAAAAGTTCGTTTGGAATCTGAAACATTGGATTCCAAAAAATTGCCTCATTTTGTGATAGCGGTCAGCAATTTACACACACATTCCATCGAGTACATCAAAGCAACATCCAGCAATGTTTTTGATTTATTAAAAGCAGCAACCTCTTTACCAATTGCAACCAGAGGAAAACACATGTTAAACGGGAAATTGTATTCGGATGCAGCCATCCTCAATCCACTTCCCATCCAAGATATCATTGAAGCAGGTTACAAAGAAATTGTTGTGATCATGAATTCTCCGATTCGGCATATATCAGGCCCGCTCACTCGCCTAACCAGTTTACTTGCATTCCCAAAACACAGAACCATCCGAAGGATGATGCGTAAACTCCACCATTTTCATTTTAATTTAGCGAGAGAAATTGTGGTGAAACCACCGAGAGGGGTAAAGATCATCACAGTGGCTCCTGACGAACCTCTCCCTGTCAAACTCACAACCACCATTCGCACAAAACTCTATAAAACGGCTTTACTAGGTGTCAAAAAAGGTGAGGAAGCCATTCAGTTCATTCTCAAACGTAAGAAAAAAACAAAATAA
- a CDS encoding acyl-CoA thioesterase, whose translation MIRTEIQIRFNDMDPMRRVNNASYSAYLELARLDFCNRYLSVTTIEDIPFVLARVEMDLVSSVLPGDSIYVNTWVSQIGNSSWEFSYEIKNQKTDVLYVKAKTVQVYFDYREKKKLPIPKEFRTSLEKEML comes from the coding sequence ATGATCCGAACAGAAATTCAAATTCGATTTAATGATATGGACCCGATGCGCAGGGTGAATAACGCAAGTTATTCGGCATATTTAGAGTTGGCACGACTCGATTTTTGTAATCGCTACTTATCTGTTACAACAATTGAAGACATTCCATTTGTCTTAGCGCGTGTGGAGATGGATTTAGTTTCGTCTGTTCTCCCTGGGGATTCCATTTATGTGAATACATGGGTTTCTCAGATAGGCAACAGTTCTTGGGAATTTTCATATGAAATCAAAAATCAAAAAACGGATGTTTTGTATGTGAAAGCAAAAACAGTCCAAGTGTATTTTGATTACAGAGAAAAGAAAAAATTACCCATTCCGAAAGAGTTTCGTACTTCGTTAGAAAAAGAAATGTTGTGA
- a CDS encoding LIC_11502 family protein gives MANEENEVYLTKIQNLLPSHLLVQVPKLIPHFQKLEALVPLPKELPELLKKGIYFALLQSVVRLLNRETDPLLPEIVPEYKELVRTIIETYESLEPEAESNWLDECIQFGDKSAYHWEWKHFDSKELF, from the coding sequence ATGGCAAATGAAGAGAATGAAGTGTATCTTACAAAAATCCAAAACCTTTTGCCAAGCCATTTGTTGGTTCAGGTTCCAAAACTCATCCCTCATTTCCAAAAACTAGAAGCCCTTGTTCCTTTGCCAAAAGAATTACCGGAACTCTTAAAAAAAGGGATCTATTTTGCCCTCTTACAATCGGTGGTCCGCCTTTTAAACAGGGAAACAGATCCCCTCTTACCAGAAATCGTTCCCGAATACAAAGAACTCGTCCGAACGATTATTGAAACGTATGAATCACTGGAACCCGAAGCGGAATCAAATTGGTTAGACGAATGTATACAGTTTGGAGATAAGTCCGCCTACCATTGGGAATGGAAACATTTTGATTCCAAAGAATTGTTTTGA
- the queG gene encoding tRNA epoxyqueuosine(34) reductase QueG — translation MALSHLPIQSQIKSLCEKEGFSFVGFTKAEIPEKDLAYLENWIAEKKHGNMDWFAKDHALSIRNRFENLGFKPLSAICLGFVYRSSEGEGLLAQMQRKVSRYALGTDYHIVLRKKGNQILKELKALYPQNHFRQSVDSLPIAEKILTRESKIVWQGKHTNLIHPKLGSYFFLSIILTDLELGDTNPLESTTDHCGSCRRCLDVCPTNALEPYQLDASKCISYLTIEDRTHTEVTGSFLQWEKKGWVYGCDLCQEVCPWNEGIAKRNQVETIETSFLPREFWKDPAFQKKQKLSEEEFQTYFQDSPIERIGVSIWNRNQVEK, via the coding sequence ATGGCACTATCTCACCTTCCCATCCAATCTCAAATCAAGTCCCTTTGTGAAAAAGAAGGATTTTCCTTTGTTGGATTTACAAAAGCGGAAATCCCAGAAAAAGACCTAGCGTATTTGGAAAATTGGATCGCCGAAAAAAAACACGGTAATATGGACTGGTTTGCCAAAGACCATGCCCTTTCCATTCGCAATCGATTTGAAAATTTGGGATTTAAACCCTTGTCGGCCATTTGTTTGGGATTTGTCTACCGATCGAGTGAAGGGGAAGGCCTTTTAGCCCAAATGCAAAGGAAGGTATCTCGTTATGCCCTTGGCACCGATTATCATATTGTTCTGCGAAAAAAAGGAAACCAAATCCTAAAAGAATTAAAGGCACTCTACCCACAAAATCATTTCCGCCAATCGGTTGATAGTTTGCCCATCGCTGAAAAAATTCTCACAAGGGAATCAAAGATCGTTTGGCAAGGAAAACATACAAACCTCATCCATCCAAAATTAGGTTCTTATTTTTTTCTCTCTATCATCCTCACCGATTTAGAGTTAGGTGATACAAATCCACTGGAATCGACAACCGATCATTGTGGTAGTTGCAGACGTTGTCTGGATGTATGCCCTACAAATGCCTTGGAGCCCTACCAACTGGATGCATCCAAATGTATCTCGTATCTCACCATCGAAGATAGGACTCATACAGAAGTAACAGGTTCTTTTTTACAATGGGAAAAAAAAGGTTGGGTGTATGGTTGTGACCTTTGCCAAGAGGTTTGCCCTTGGAATGAAGGGATCGCCAAACGAAACCAGGTGGAAACGATCGAAACTAGTTTTTTACCACGAGAATTTTGGAAGGATCCAGCCTTCCAAAAAAAACAGAAGTTATCGGAAGAAGAGTTCCAAACTTACTTCCAAGATTCACCAATTGAACGAATTGGGGTTTCGATTTGGAACCGAAACCAAGTGGAAAAATGA
- the thiE gene encoding thiamine phosphate synthase — MQNKIKGVYLVTDRPLCLHHTLEEVVRLSATGGVSLVQLREKETSSREFLELAIHLKQILTPFQIPLLINDRVDICLASGADGVHLGQTDLPWFEARKLLGEKAIIGLSIETKEDWENLQKEHPNPNLDYLAVSPVFDTKTKTNTKPAWGLAGVRWLRENTTLPIVAIGGIHLDNAKEVIEAGANSLAVVSAICSANDPKEATIALKNMF; from the coding sequence ATGCAAAATAAAATCAAAGGGGTGTATCTGGTAACAGATAGACCCCTTTGCCTCCATCACACACTAGAAGAAGTTGTAAGACTTTCTGCGACTGGTGGAGTATCCCTTGTCCAACTCCGGGAAAAAGAAACCTCTTCCCGAGAATTTTTAGAACTTGCCATCCATTTAAAACAGATCCTCACACCCTTCCAAATCCCTCTCCTCATCAATGACCGAGTGGATATTTGTTTGGCATCGGGAGCTGATGGTGTCCATCTAGGCCAAACGGACCTACCTTGGTTCGAAGCGAGGAAACTTCTTGGTGAAAAAGCCATCATTGGTCTTTCCATCGAAACCAAAGAAGACTGGGAAAATTTACAAAAAGAACATCCAAATCCAAACCTCGATTACCTTGCAGTTTCACCAGTTTTCGATACAAAAACGAAAACCAATACCAAACCCGCATGGGGCCTAGCAGGCGTTCGTTGGCTTAGAGAAAACACCACTCTCCCCATTGTGGCCATCGGTGGGATCCACTTAGACAATGCGAAAGAAGTGATCGAGGCAGGTGCCAATTCACTTGCTGTTGTGAGTGCAATCTGTTCGGCAAACGATCCAAAAGAAGCAACGATTGCGTTAAAAAATATGTTTTGA
- the thiM gene encoding hydroxyethylthiazole kinase, which translates to MSQNILKNTIEDLELLRSTVPLVHNITNYVVMNNTANALLAIGASPIMAHAIEEVEEMVTICSATVINIGTLSEPWIQSMEKAAKKAVSIGKPLVLDPVGAGASNIRNTAIRRILDAGNPSIIRGNASEILSTLSSSGKTKGVDATDSSESAVDTGKSLSNVTGGVVVISGATDYILKGTDQSQISNGDALMTKVTGLGCTASALCGAFAAVQKDQFRAATSAMVVMGIAGEMAKTKTSSPGSFQVAFLDALYELNADTIKQKLNAK; encoded by the coding sequence ATGTCCCAAAACATTTTAAAAAATACAATCGAAGATTTAGAACTCTTACGTTCGACAGTCCCTTTAGTTCATAATATTACCAACTACGTTGTGATGAATAACACAGCCAATGCACTTCTTGCCATTGGTGCCTCTCCCATTATGGCTCATGCCATTGAAGAAGTGGAAGAAATGGTTACAATCTGTTCGGCAACTGTCATCAATATTGGAACACTATCCGAACCTTGGATCCAAAGTATGGAAAAAGCTGCAAAAAAAGCTGTCTCTATTGGAAAACCACTAGTCTTAGATCCAGTTGGTGCTGGAGCATCTAACATTCGCAATACGGCAATTCGAAGGATCCTAGATGCTGGAAACCCAAGTATCATTCGAGGCAATGCATCAGAAATCTTATCTACACTTTCTTCTTCTGGTAAAACAAAAGGTGTGGATGCAACAGATTCATCCGAATCGGCTGTGGATACTGGAAAGTCACTTTCCAATGTCACTGGTGGAGTGGTTGTCATCAGTGGTGCCACTGATTATATCTTAAAAGGTACAGACCAATCTCAAATCTCCAATGGAGATGCACTCATGACAAAGGTAACTGGCCTTGGTTGTACGGCATCTGCCCTTTGTGGTGCTTTTGCCGCGGTACAAAAAGACCAGTTCCGTGCGGCAACTTCTGCGATGGTCGTGATGGGAATTGCTGGTGAAATGGCAAAAACCAAAACTTCTAGCCCAGGCAGTTTCCAAGTGGCATTCCTTGATGCTTTGTACGAACTGAATGCAGACACCATTAAACAAAAGTTAAATGCAAAATAA
- a CDS encoding response regulator, which translates to MGRAILFVDDEQIILMSLKSQLKKHFGNEYRYETAQNTEEAWSIIEELAEEGINILIIISDWLMPNQRGDEFLREVHKTYPKIKKIIISGHIDEHSLNQLKGEVDLHSFLNKPWSESDLIKKVEDAITKIA; encoded by the coding sequence ATGGGCCGTGCCATCCTCTTCGTCGATGACGAACAAATCATTTTGATGAGTTTGAAATCTCAGCTGAAAAAACATTTTGGGAACGAGTATCGTTATGAGACAGCCCAAAATACAGAAGAGGCATGGTCAATCATTGAAGAATTAGCAGAAGAAGGGATCAACATCCTCATCATCATTTCCGATTGGCTTATGCCCAACCAACGTGGTGATGAGTTCTTACGAGAAGTACATAAAACCTACCCTAAAATCAAAAAAATAATTATTTCCGGACATATTGATGAACATTCCCTCAACCAATTAAAAGGGGAAGTGGACCTTCATAGTTTCTTAAACAAACCTTGGTCGGAATCGGATTTAATCAAAAAAGTAGAAGACGCAATAACGAAGATTGCCTAG
- the map gene encoding type I methionyl aminopeptidase: MIYIKNKSEIEKMRKAGKFAAELLVYLEPFVKSGVSTLELNDIAETYTKKNGHRSAPLGYKGFPKSICTSINQVVCHGIPKKEDVLQDGDIVNLDVSPIVDGYIGDTSKTFIVGGKTTPEAEKLVADTEKAMWIGIEQIKPGNRIDDIGNAIDDFLTPMGYGIVRDLMGHGVGRNFHEEPQVPHFRSPRKLAKMETGMIFTVEPMVNLGTWEVNFDRSDKWTVRTKDGKLSAQFEHTILVTDKGYEILTKV, translated from the coding sequence GTGATTTATATCAAAAACAAATCAGAAATTGAAAAGATGAGGAAGGCGGGTAAATTTGCCGCCGAACTCCTCGTGTATTTGGAACCCTTTGTGAAATCGGGAGTCTCCACTTTGGAACTCAACGATATCGCAGAAACCTATACCAAAAAGAACGGACACCGTTCTGCCCCACTCGGTTACAAAGGATTCCCTAAATCCATTTGTACTTCCATCAACCAGGTGGTCTGCCATGGGATTCCCAAAAAGGAAGATGTTTTACAAGACGGTGACATTGTGAATTTAGATGTTTCTCCCATCGTGGATGGTTACATCGGAGACACTTCCAAAACCTTTATCGTGGGTGGAAAAACCACTCCCGAAGCAGAAAAACTGGTAGCTGACACCGAAAAAGCCATGTGGATTGGAATCGAACAAATCAAACCAGGGAACCGCATTGATGATATCGGGAACGCCATTGATGATTTTTTAACCCCAATGGGGTATGGAATCGTTCGTGATCTGATGGGCCATGGAGTCGGACGAAATTTCCATGAAGAACCGCAAGTGCCCCACTTTCGTTCCCCCCGAAAATTAGCCAAAATGGAAACGGGAATGATTTTTACCGTGGAACCGATGGTCAATTTGGGAACTTGGGAAGTGAATTTTGATCGTTCTGACAAATGGACGGTCCGCACCAAAGACGGGAAATTATCGGCGCAGTTCGAACATACCATCCTTGTCACAGACAAAGGGTATGAAATTCTAACAAAAGTTTGA